The genomic window TACCTAGTTTTAGCTTTCCTTCATATGCGCTAACACCACTTAAAACTGAGCTTGTAAAAAGATGTCCGCCATAAAAGACAACCATCATAAGGCCACAGCTAAATGTGATACCGCCGATAAAATTTGAAAGACCAATTGACTGATTTTCAGCCATACCAACTGTTGAGTGAGCCCAAAAAATATCACCCATAGCAATAGCAGCTCCAGACATGATAGCAAGAAAAACAATACTAGTAAGCGGCATATGAGCCTTATGCTCCATAGAGCTTGAGACCGCTTGAGCGGTTTCTGCCGGATTTAACATCACATTCTCCTTTTTATTTTCAATCTCGCAAATGAGCCAAGCTCATCTTTGCGACCAAAGTTTAACACTTTGCAAAATCACTAAAGTCAAATCACTGCTTGCGGTTAAAAGCAAATTTTGCCTTTAGTAACCAAAAAGACTAAATTTAGCTATTTACTAAATTTAACCGACTAAATTTTTATCAATCTCTACAATTCTTAAAAATGCTTTTCTTGCACTTTTTTTAGCCTGCTCACTTAGTCCTTCCTCAAAATTTAAGACATTTTCGAGCAAGACGCTAATGCCAAGAAAAAGCGTCTTTGGACAAATTTTACGCAAATAGCTCAAAAGAACTGGAGTTGGTAGATTGTGAGTCGAGTAGATGTAGTCTCTATCGTCACTTAGGTCAAAAAACTCTATCTTATCCTTATCAAAGCCGCTCATCGCATCGACTACTATCAAGATATCAGGCGCAAATTCTCTAATGGC from Campylobacter concisus includes these protein-coding regions:
- a CDS encoding hydrogenase 3 maturation endopeptidase HyCI, which gives rise to MKKAILCIGNPMRGDDDVGNEVGRIVEAELKEWKVFFGQDVPENEFSAIREFAPDILIVVDAMSGFDKDKIEFFDLSDDRDYIYSTHNLPTPVLLSYLRKICPKTLFLGISVLLENVLNFEEGLSEQAKKSARKAFLRIVEIDKNLVG